A genome region from Trichoderma asperellum chromosome 7, complete sequence includes the following:
- a CDS encoding uncharacterized protein (EggNog:ENOG41): MPNTPPPALLPPPEGIFRTFDDLMASVQRVAKDQGYGIVKLRASNYRDGKPTRYDLVCDRGGVKYNSTAKKRNPSTRKIDCPFRAKAVCEVQLGNQWRFALQEPRHNHEPRVPSGTPGQENAPLATSIRSFTNKLDRLSHDMAQGLMRIEQRLDNIEKRMENIEARAGGYEPRFQAIEQRLQGMEGPRMDGMGMDDVESRLLASTVM; the protein is encoded by the coding sequence ATGCCGAATACCCCCccgccggcgctgctgcccccGCCAGAGGGCATCTTCCGGACCTTTGACGACCTGATGGCGTCGGTGCAGCGCGTGGCTAAGGACCAGGGCTACGGCATCGTCAAGCTCCGCGCCTCCAACTATCGCGACGGCAAGCCCACCCGCTACGACCTCGTCTGCGACCGCGGCGGCGTCAAGTACAACAGCACCGCCAAGAAGCGCAACCCGTCCACGCGCAAGATCGACTGTCCCTTCCGCGCAAAGGCCGTCTGCGAGGTCCAGCTGGGAAACCAATGGCGCTTCGCCCTGCAGGAACCGAGACACAACCACGAGCCGCGCGTCCCCTCCGGCACCCCCGGCCAGGAGAACGCTCCCTTGGCGACCTCGATCCGGTCCTTCACCAACAAGCTGGACCGTCTGAGCCACGATATGGCTCAGGGCCTGATGCGGATCGAGCAGCGCCTGGACAACATTGAGAAGCGCATGGAGAATATCGAGGCCCGCGCCGGCGGCTACGAGCCTCGCTTCCAGGCGATAGAACAGCGGCTGCAAGGCATGGAGGGCCCACGCATGGACGGCATGGGCATGGACGATGTCGAATCGCGCCTGTTGGCTTCTACGGTCATGTAG